In Aegilops tauschii subsp. strangulata cultivar AL8/78 chromosome 3, Aet v6.0, whole genome shotgun sequence, one genomic interval encodes:
- the LOC109748463 gene encoding jacalin-related lectin 19-like gives MGPCGGGGGDVWEMDVRGVDRIVKVVLWHSGAVDAISVSYERDGREEQAKHRGKPEGHRSEICLEPGEYLVGVKGNLGNFGGCFLLGTLTFISNLRTFGPYGTREGPPFDLPAAGGKIVGFHGRSGGLLDALGTYVSILPFELEFGSIVFTAALVDNYPATDKIK, from the exons ATGGGcccctgcggcggcggcggcggagacgtCTGGGAGATGGACGTGCGGGGCGTCGACCGTATCGTCAAGGTGGTTCTCTGGCACTCCGGCGCGGTCGACGCCATCTCAGTGTCATACGAGCGGGACGGCCGGGAGGAGCAGGCCAAGCACCGGGGAAAGCCGGAAGGACACCGCTCAGAG ATCTGCTTGGAGCCGGGTGAATACCTCGTCGGCGTCAAAGGGAACCTGGGCAATTTCGGTGGTTGTTTCCTCTTGGGAACGCTTACTTTCATCAGCAACCTGCGCACCTTTGGGCCATATGGAACGAGGGAAGGTCCGCCATTCGACCTTCCAGCAGCTGGAGGCAAGATTGTCGGCTTCCATGGCCGCTCCGGGGGCCTCCTCGACGCTCTGGGCACTTATGTATCGATATTACCATTT GAGCTGGAATTTGGCAGTATCGTATTTACCGCTGCTCTAGTTGACAACTATCCAGCTACAGACAAAATTAAGTAA